The stretch of DNA cagcattcgtcaaacctcggataatcgtgaaaaatagattaatgctcgttattagaggctgaatcgaataggataactcctgaaatgacctcggacgcgtgatagaaaaccggaagaaaaagaaactggatcctgtacgacctcccgaacggctcaaattgaagtgtataatccacggtttttcaggattatagggtcccggaacaaaattctccagaaatcacatagaaagtttctcgcgtcaaataaagcggccacgcaaaatctgagtagcaacggaagacatttgggggtgccggtatgccataaaccaacattcgtcgaatctcggataatcgtgaaaattgattaatgctcatttaatgctcgttattagaggccgaatcgaataggttaactcctgaaatgacctcggacgcgtgatagaaaaccggGCGAAAAAGAAtctaggtccggtacgacctcccgaacggctcaaattgaagtatataatacacggtttttcgggattccagggtcccagaacaaaattttccgaaaatcatatagaaagttcctgaggtcagataaagcggccacgtaaaatttgagtagcatcaaaagacatttggaggtgccggtatgccataaaccagcattcgtcgaacctaggataatcgtgaaaaatgaattaatgctcgttattagaggctgaatcgaataggttatctcttgaaatgacctcggacgcgtgatagaaaaaccgggagaaaatgaaactaggttcggtacgacctcccgaacggctcaaattgaagtgtatatacacggtttttcgggatttcagggtcccggaaaaaaattctccggaaatcacatagaaagttcctcgggtgagataaagcggtcatgcaaaatttgagtagcaacggaagacatttggaggtgtcagtatgccataaaccagcattcgtcgaacctcggataatcgtgaaaaatggattaatgttcgttattagaggctgaatcgaataggttaacttctgagatgaccttggacgcgtgatagaaaaaccggaagaaaaagaaactcgATCCGGTACAAcgtcccgaacggctcaaattgaagtgtataatacacggtttttcgggattccagtgtcccgtaacaaaattctccggaaatcacatagaaagttcctcgagtcagataaaacggccacacaaaatttgagtagcaacggaagacatttagggtgccggtatgccataaaccagcattcgtcgaaccttggataatcgtgaaaaatagattaatgctcgtttaatgttcgttattagaggctgaatcgaataggttaactcctgaaatgacttcgGACGCGAGCGGAAGAAATAGAAACTGGAtctagtacgacctcccgaacggctcaaattgaagtgtataatacacggtttttcgggattccagtgtcccgtaacaaaattctccgaaaataacatagaaagttactcgggtcagattaagcggccacgcaaaatttgagtagcaacgaaagacatttgggggtgccggtatgccataaaccagcattcgtcaaatctcggataatcctgaaaaatggattaatgctcgtttaatgctcgttattagaggctgaatcgaataggttaactcctgaaatgacctcgtacgcgtgatagaaaaaccggaagaaaaagaaactggatccggtacgacctcccgaacggctcaaattgaagtgtataatacacggtttttcgggattccagggtcccggaacaaaattctccggaaatcatgtAGAAAGTTCCTctagtcagataaagcggccacgcaaaatttgagtagcaacggaagacatttgggggtgccggtatgtgtggacatgggccaccggCCGGtctgcgggcgagagccgcctaccggtccgtagtcacgggccacgtgcatgccaagccaatctgtggacatgcagcggtctagaaagccacgctcggtggcgttgaaatgctttcgaccagatcgttttagatcggtcggtttcgtctcggtaaaggtttcgaaacgatgcagagatgttcggagtcgccaacaagcatttgtgggatgcttggaaccgttcgaatccactttatacctaggtcaatcaaggcaaaaagcggtgtttgacataggtactaaagataaggactcgtcccccttttagcattctatgcctaaaatgactctcgtacgccctggataaggccatccaatatccaaaggttttgagtaaggggtgagggtacttattgggaagccttttaatcggacacccaatcccgcccgcgttagcggcctctactgatcgatcgtagttgtttaagtgcaaaagttgataaaacggtgtaaatgcatgaatgcacatccaaaagtcttaacctaacatgtgaaagctttctatgtcggttgattatgcatgtaccaagaaattgttgtcaaagttggatttagattgatttgcatgtgagacggaaattaaacatccattaccAAATTAGGATTacgatgcttaacacgattccattgtttgaaaaagggtgtcaaatgacaaagtgtaaaaacataaatttgtcaatctgatccgtcatgtattcggattaatcgtaatcgggatcatcctagacaagtgttAAAAAACAAGGCAGAAcagcgccaggcagccccataGGGCGCGAGCCTATGGGCGAGAtaaagggctctgcccaggttttgaacgATGGAAACaggcggcctcttggggcgcgagccatgagccgacccaagggggcttctcctggttgttgaaaaggttgtttaaaaccgtatttgtgattaaataatttgcaagtattgtttgcatgactcggaataattactattatgttagtaatattcgttgtcggacttgcatgtttgaaaagcatagtaaaatgtgtaaaaggaaaacatttgatttgaactaattatgttaagttcgattatttgtaattagtcaagtttgtcatcgtactcggattaaaccgacatggtataaagaaccaaggataattatgaattatgactaatatgtttgcaaatgtaaataaatgagaaaaatggtaaataaaagaaaagggtgtttaaaatacccattaaaatgtaattaaccaataatatcatcgagtcacggttcgagtcacggaataaaccgtcatggtataaagaaccaatgatgatttttgtaatggtcaaaatatgtttatcataaaaatgaattaaaatggtaaataaaagaaaatgatttcttttaaaatgtaattaaccaattaatatcaccgagacacggattaaaccgtcatggtataaagaaccaagggtgattatgatttatggttaaaaagtctatcataaaaatgatttgaaacatgtgaaacagtaaaaaccgattacaaataagaaatgaaataaagaggaaagacgagaacaatcacggatgagtctgacccgagacccacaagaggcgcgagccactttgcatagcaaagggcttctgtctcggtccaaaactcggttttggctcgtctaacctatatttgaatcgtgttatgcattgttaatgcttatagactcataaaaacagtaaatacattaaataaaatgagttgtttacaccctcaaacttgcgtgtattgatattttgcgacgtagacgactttagagataGGTTTTCTCGTAGCAACTACTCACGttcaagaagtttaaaagagtgccttaaaaaaggattttgttttgaaaatgagttgaaaatatgttaattaaaacatgttgattgatgaattgagttggtcaaatgggtcggtcgaatgcacggcgacggtaccaaacaatatgtgtaaggcttgtgtttacgatcggtaggtcgtaaacacgtgtcgattttgtggcTTAGGAaatcgggtctagaagtttaagagagaggtgagggggcggacactcgcgtgaagattatggggtatgatggtgggtatttatagagaaatgtgggatggtaggtcggttgagtttgcttggaggctaagcagacacccccattgaggcgcgagcatgcctgcaatgcaatggggtgccctgtccttttcaatttggacgtggccaattctccatccattgtttggttggtttgatttgtggtaatcaaataggatgtcgtgtaacaatatgggcatctaataagatgattttaggtgttacttgaggtaggtgttttgtgtgcttgactcgggtttgacccgtgtgagtcgagatttgaatttcaagtcggtttttggctcgatGTCGGTTTAggctctaaatagggtcattttaatggaaatgacacgaTGAAGACATTcgtggcattatttttgacatccgagatttgggttgactcgggttgactcaggttgactcgagttgcgggtttctgagtcggttttgggtccgaagacggttttaactctaagtagtgttattttaatgcaaatgaagttagaaaacttttgaaatcatttttcatatccgagtagtgcattaaaccgtctcatatatagccaatccacgcatgcatatcaaaaacacgttatagtccgatcatcatcgggtggtttttgggaggtgcagatactgggtatctacagtatgccataaaccaacattcgtcgattCTCGGATAATCGtagaaaatggattaatgctcgtttatagaggctgaatcgaataggttaactcttgaaatgacctcggacgtgtgatagaataatcgggagaaaaagaatctgggtccggtacgacctcccgaacgactcaaattgaagtgtataaatacacggtttttcgggattccagggtcctggaacaaaattctctggaaatcacatagaaagttcctcgggctagataaagcggtcacgcaaaatcaGAGTAGcaactgaagacatttgggggtgccggtatgccataaaccagcatttgtcgaacctcggataatcgtaaaaaatggtttaatgctcgttattagaggctgaatcgaataggttaactcctgaaatgacctcggacgtgtgatagaaaaccgggagaaagagaaactgggtccggtacgacctcccgaacggctcaaattgaagtgtataatacacggtttttcaggatttcaGGTTGCCGGAACAAAagtctctggaaatcacatagaaagtttctcgggtcagataaagcggtcacgcaaaatatgagtagcaacggaagacatttggaggtgccagtatgccataaaccagcattcgttgaacctcggataatcgtgaaaaatggattaatgctcgtttaatgttcgttattagaggctgaatcgaataggttaactcctgaaatgacctcggacgcgtgataaaaaaccggaagaaaaagaaactggatctggtacaacctcccgaacggctcaaattgaagtgtataatacatggtctaagtgtataatacatggtctttcgggattccagggccccggaacaaaattctccggatatcacatagaaagttcctcgcgtcagataaagcggccacgcaaaatttgagtagcaacggaagacatttggggtgccggtatgccataaaccaacattcgtcgaacctcggataatcgtgaaaaatagattaatgctcgtttaatgttcgttattagaggctgaatcgaatatgttaactcctgaaatgacctcggacgcgtgatacaaaaaacggaaaaaaaaaagaaactggatccgttacgacctcccgaacggctcaaattgaagtgtataatacacggtttttcgggatttcagggtcccggaagaaaattctccggaaatcacatagaaagttcctcgcgtcagataaagcggccacgcaaaatttttttgcaacggaagacatttgggggtgccggtatgccataaaccagcattcgtcgaacctcggataatcgtgaaaaatggattaatgctcgtttaatgctcgttattagaggctgaatcgaataggttaactcctgaaatgaccttgtacacgtgatagaaaaaccggaagaaaaagaaactggatccggtacgacctccccgaacggctcaaattgaagtgtataatacacgttttttcgggattcgagggtcccggaacaaaattctacggaaatcacatagaaagttcctctagtcagattaagcggccacgcaaaatttgagtagcaacggaagacattttggggtgccggtatgccataaaccagcattcgccgatcctcggataatcgtagaaaatggattaatgctcgtttaatgctcgttattagaggctaaatcgaataggttaactcctgaaatgacctcgaatgCAAGAtagaaaaaccggaagaaaaaagaaactgggtccggtacgacctctctaacggcttaaattgaagtgtataatacactgtttttcgggattccagggtcccggaacaaaattctccgaaaatcacatagaaagttcctcgggtcagataaagcggccacgcaaaatttgagtagcaacggaagacatttgggggtgtcggtatgtcataaaccagcattcgtcgaacctcggataatcgtgaaaaatggattaatgctcgcttaatgctcgttattaaaggctgaatcgaataggttaactcctgaaatgagctcggacgcgtgatagaaaaaccgggagaaaaagaaactgggttcggtacgacctcccgaacggctcaaattgaagtgtataatacacggtttttggggattccagtgtcccggaacaaaattcttcggaaatcacatagaaagttcctcggatcagataaagcggccatgcaaaatttgagtagcaacggaagacatttgggggtgccgatatgccataaaccagcattcgtcgaacctcggataatcgtgaaaaatggataaatgctcgttattagaggctgaatcgaataggttaacttcagaaatgacctcggacgcgtgatagaaaaaccgggagaaaaagaatctgggtccggtacgacctcccgaacggctcaaattgaagtgtataatacacggtcttTCGGGAtttcaaggtcccggaacaaaattctccggaaatcatatagaaagttcccggggtcggataaagcggccacgtaaaatttgagtagcatcagaagacatttgggggtgccgatatgccataaaccagcattcgtcgaacctgggataatcgtgaaaaatggattaatgctcgttattagaggctgaatcgaataggttaactcctgaaatgacctcggactcgtgataaaaaaaccgggtgaaaaagaaactaggtccggtacgacctcccgaatggctcaaattgaagtgtataatacacgttttttcgggattccagagtcccggaacaaaattctccggaaatcacatagaaagttcctcgggtcagataaagcggacacacaaaatttgattagcaacggaagaaattttcggggtgccggtattccataaaccaacattcgtcgaatctcggataattgtgaaaattgattaatactcgtttaatgctcgttattagaggctgaatcgattaggttaactcctgaaatgacctcggacgcgtgatagaaaaccgggagaaaaagaaactgggtccggtacgacctcccgaacggctcgaattgaagtgtataatacacaacattttgagccgttcgggaagccGTATCGGAtcgtgtttctttttatcccggttTTCTAACACGTATCTGGGGTCACTTCAAAAGTTATCCTTATCAAATCCTGCCCCATATAACAAGTATTAAACCATTTTAACGACAATCCGATTTATGTTATAAATTGGCTTATCGCACACCGTCAATGACAAATGTTCTTTTTCCTCCCCGAAAATTTATAAGCCTTTTTGTCCGACCTGATAAATTGTCCGTgtaatttacggatttttttcCGACCCTCTAATCCGAAAACGGTGTAAGTATACACTccattttgagccgttcgggaggccgTATCAGGTcgtatttctttttctcccggttttttaccATTTGTTGAGGTTCGattcaggagttaccctattcgatttcagccccaaataataAGTATTAAACAAATTTCAACGAATATCCGATTTTCCCCCGAGACTGATTTATCGCACACCGACAACCTCAAACGTCATCAGTTGCTCCTAAAAATTTGTAACGGCGCTTTGTCTCACATGAGAAACCGTCCTTGTAATTTACTTACGTTTTTGTTCCCGAAagcctgaaatcccgaaaaccgtgtgtTATTATACACTACATTTTTGTCGTTCGGAAGGCCGTGACCGGTCGTGTTTATTTTTATCCCGGTTTTTCAACTACGTGGCTGGGTCGTTTCAGAGGTTAACCTATTTAAATCCTCCCCTAAGTAACAAGTATTAAATCATTTTTTAACGAGGATCCGATTTTTCTCTTAAACAGATTTATCTCACACCGGCAGGCTCAAATGTTCTCTGTTGCTTCTTAAAATTTCTAAGCCTTTTTGTCCGACCCGATAAACTGTATGTGTAATTTATGGATATTTTTTCCGAGACCCTCTAATCCCGAAAACGGTGTATTTATACACTCCATTTTGATCCGTTCGGGAGGCCGTATCagtcatgtttctttttctcccggattTTCTACCATTTGTCCAGGTTTGCTTCAAGAGTTACGTTATTCAATTTCAGCTccaaataataaatattaaaccAATTTCAACGAGTATCTGATTATTCCCCCTAGACTGGTTTATTGCATACTCCTAAAAATTTGCGACGGTGCTTTGTCTCACAGAAGAAACCGTCCTTGTaatttacggacatttttgtcCCGGAACCCTGAAATCAAgaaaaccttgtattatatacTACATTTTCAGCCGTTCCGGAAGCCATATCGAGTCTTGTTTCTTTTTTTCTCGATTTTTCAACCATGTGTTCAGGGTCGCTTTTGAAGTTAACCCTATTCAAATCCTGACCTAATTTACCCAAATGACAAGTCCTAAACCATTTTTAACGAGTATCATATTTCTGTCTTAAACTCGTTTATCGCACACCGACAGCCTCAAATGTTCTCTGTTGCTTCTTAAAGTTTCTGAGCCTTTTTGTCCGGCCCAATAAACAGTCCATGTAATTTACGGATATTTTTTTCGAGACCCAGAAATCCCGAAAACGGTATATTTATACAGTccattttgagccgttcgggagaccgtatcgggtcatgtttctttttctcccggttttcctACCATTTGTCCAGGTTCTCTTCAGGAGTTTCGATTTCAATCCCAAATAATACGTATTAAACCAATTTCAACGAGTATTTGATTATTCCCCCGAGACTGGTTTATCGCACACCGACAGCCTCAAATGTAACCTGTTGCCCCTAAAAATTTGTGACGGCGCTTTGTCTGACATGAGAAACCGTCCTTGTAATTTACGAAcatttttgttccggaacccttaAATCaagaaaaccgtgtattatacactgcATTTTCAGCCGTCCGGGAGGCCATATCCGGtcgtgtttatttttctcccggtttttcaaccacGTGTCTGAGGTCgcttcagaagttaacctattcaaaTCGTGCCCCAAATAATAAGTATTAAACCATTTTTTAACTAGTATCTGATTTTTGTCTTAAACTGGTTTATCGCACACCGGCTGACTCAAATGTTCTCTGTTGTTTCTTAAAGATTCCGAGCCTTTTTGTCCGACCCGATAAACCGTTCGTGTAATTTACGGATACTTTTTTCcgagaccctgaaatcccgaaaacgaCATATTTATACACTCCattttgagtcgttcgggaggctGTATCGCGTCATGTTTCTTTTGCTCCCAGTTTTTCTACCAGTTATCCAGGTTCGCTTCAAAAGTTACGTTATTCGATTTCAACGGTTCAACTCAAATAATATGTATTAAACCAATTTCAACGAGTATCCGATTCTTTCTCTGAGACTGGTTTATCGCACACCGACAACCTCAAATGTCATCTGTTGCTCCTAAAAATTTGTGACGGCGCTTTGTCTGATATGAGAAACCGTCCTTGTAATTTACGAAcatttttgttccggaaccctgaaatcacgaaaaccgtgtattattcactACATTTATAGCCGTTCGGGAGGCCGTATCGAGTCGTGTTtcattttctcccggtttttcaaccatgtgtccaaggtcgCTTCAGAAGTTAACCAATTCAAATCCTGCCACAAATAACAAGTACTAAACCATTTTTTTAACGAAGATCCGATTTTAGTCTTAAACTGCTACCGGCCTCAAATGTTCTCTGTTGCTTCTTAAAGATTCTGAGCATTTTTGTCCAACCCGATAAATCGTCTGTGTAATTTACAGATATTTTTTTTTCCGAGATTCTCTAATCCCGAAAACGGTGTATTTATACTCCATTTTGAGCCGTATCGGCTCGTATTTATtgttctcccggtttttctaccaTTTGTTCAGGTTCGCTTCTGGAGTTACCCTATttgatttcagccccaaataataAGTATTAAACCAACTTCAACGAGTACCCACTTTCCCCCCGAGACTGATTTATCGCACACCAACAGCCTCAAATGTCATCCATTTCTCTTCAAAATGTGAGGGCGCTTTGTCTGACATGAGACACCGTCCTATTTCGAAAATCTGAAGAAAAAAATAAAGGCTCGGTAGCACATTATAGTTTTATACCCCCTTTGACAAATGAATGGATTGAGTTTAGACTTTAGACCTACCAAACTAACCCAAACCCGAATGAAATGATCTGAAATGTATTAACTTGTAAACCCTAATTGAAATAACCCCTCTTCGATCTAACCAAAATGTTATTAACCATATTGCAAATCAGAATATTTCCACCAATATTATCAGCATATCAAATCAACAATCATCCTCTCAATCACCTTCTACAATCAAGGGAACTTAATCATGTTCATATTGCACATATAAGAAGTTTATATTATTGTATCTTTTTAATTATAGTGATCATTCTTGCTGTCCTTAGCATTGTAAAATATAAATCCTATATATATGTGTAATTCTTTCATAGTAAAATATCAATTCATTCAATATTCACCTATCTTTTCTCATAAATGTTTGttattacccgtcacttgctccgacccgtcttcagcaagactaactgtatTTCTAAATAACTTGATGTCATGCACTCGACCCAAACTGAATCAATTCAACCGAAAACTAACCTAATCTACAAAGATACACTCAAGTACTCAACCGATTGACCCAATTGCACAGTTTTGTCTTTTATGGGTGTCTTAGGGCTTATTTGGCGCCAATAGATAAACATATTTGGCGCCAATTGATAATTATTTTCTAAACAATGGAAGGCCCACTATAAACCCTTTTTCTTCTTCACTTCTTCCGTGCTCTCTGAATTATGTTCTCATCCGATCCGACCCAAATGTTTATTGTTGTATACACATTACTTGTACAAGTGATTTGAGGTATGTTTCTGAATTTTAATTTGTGGTATTATATATGAGCATGAATTGTGTAGTGGGTATTTGTTAGATTAGGAATTTAGATAGTGCATACCAACTGTTCGACGAAATTCCTGTGAGAAAATCATGGGGTTTGGGGAAAATGTAGCAAAGATGCAAAGGGGTACTATTGATAGAATTTCGGAGCTTCCAGACTTTATCCTGCATAGTATTCTCTCAATGCTCGATACTAAAGAGGTGTGTCGCGCTAGTGTATTGTCTAAGAAGTGGTATGGAGCTTGGTCTTCTGTTCCGGTTTTGGACTTTCAGCTTCGGTACTTTCAGAAATATGGGGATGATCTCTATAACTGTGATGACAATACACTGGAACGGTTTGTGGGTTTCATAGATAAGACGATGCAGAGATACTCTATGCAGAAGTATAGAATAACCAAAATGCACCTTATGCTTCTTAAGATTGATGAAAAGCTAGAGTCTTTGATTGACAAATGGATAATGATTGCGGTGCAAAACCAAATTCAGGATTTCGGTATCAGTGTTGTTGTTGATGGATATTACTACAGGCTGCCCGAGATTTTATTTTGTGCAAAATCGcttaaagttttgaaatgtgattGCGCCAAATTGCCATATTATGAGACTATGGAGCTCGTCTCTCTTGAATACTTAACTATTTACTTGGACACTGTTGATGGGGATATGCTCCAAAGAATTATCTCTTCCTGCCCCTTGGTTGAATTAGATGTTACAGCTGAAACGTGCCTTGTAAATATTTCACTCCCTTGGATGAAAAAGGGTAATGGAGGAGACAAATTTCGTAGTAATGGAACAATGCAATCCTACCTCCAAGAATCCCCGCTTCAAAAGTTTGTTTACAGTGGTCTTGGTGACGATATGTTGTGGCCATGGAATATGAATGTAGTTGCATTGAAAAATCTGAGAAAACTGGAGTTTGAGTATGCTTCTATTACAGATGATATCGTTTCTGAGCTGGCATGTGGGCTTGTAGCTTTAGAAAGTTTAGTACTGTCTGAATGCTTAAATCTGAAATGCATTAAGATCTCAAGCAATTCACTCAAGCAATTTCGAATTGGCAATGCAATACACTTAATTAAGGTATCGATTGATGCTCCTAAATTgctcgagttttcatacaacactGAAATAGAGACCTCTCTGTCATTAGTTAGGGTTCCAGATCATTGTAATGCTCAATTCCTTCCGTTGGAACTGCATCC from Silene latifolia isolate original U9 population chromosome 10, ASM4854445v1, whole genome shotgun sequence encodes:
- the LOC141606690 gene encoding F-box/FBD/LRR-repeat protein At1g78750-like; this translates as MGFGENVAKMQRGTIDRISELPDFILHSILSMLDTKEVCRASVLSKKWYGAWSSVPVLDFQLRYFQKYGDDLYNCDDNTLERFVGFIDKTMQRYSMQKYRITKMHLMLLKIDEKLESLIDKWIMIAVQNQIQDFGISVVVDGYYYRLPEILFCAKSLKVLKCDCAKLPYYETMELVSLEYLTIYLDTVDGDMLQRIISSCPLVELDVTAETCLVNISLPWMKKGNGGDKFRSNGTMQSYLQESPLQKFVYSGLGDDMLWPWNMNVVALKNLRKLEFEYASITDDIVSELACGLVALESLVLSECLNLKCIKISSNSLKQFRIGNAIHLIKVSIDAPKLLEFSYNTEIETSLSLVRVPDHCNAQFLPLELHPLTTVRLVKLKKFLVETNFFKSLVIDLSNPLEIAVDEGQLRNAGTGLPYKLSELKLCGRSAWNLAEFSVTGFLDALFWCCHPDVLSITTRLQNSASEWILNILKSKVHCDKHPLRSIELEGADCSSLLSEESKPSKIMIRFRLSWFQV